A genomic stretch from Desulfurococcaceae archaeon MEX13E-LK6-19 includes:
- a CDS encoding right-handed parallel beta-helix repeat-containing protein, producing the protein MGHRLVLALIIVFTLTIMSCGSLTHILAVGAEVTNTNTQDNIIRVPQDYSTIQEAIDAATPGTIIVVNEGIYYERVRITGKQDITITGNGTVIIDGQNTRDLGVYIINSTSITIKHLVIQNNTGSGIFTWDSQNISIEDSIIQSNGNGVEIWYSRNVSIVECTVQNNTQYGLTVGYSHYVTIVDVVLYNDGLRVLDDYFWDLGATWSTLVVKNTSVNGKPLVYIKNIDLSGKPLNTMHPTVGQILLYNVSNAVISNYSISNTDTGIWLYKVYNITITNITIHDNAENGIRIDLSQNINIINATLENNMQIGTIIQYSRNINIKYSIMWYNSYGVIIDFSRNISLENTTIQNNTMIGAHILHSRNINITSTVIQNNQLGIRTMQLQNMSIVDSVVKGNNREDIHIEYSNSVVVFLCWIGDSVYVYESDVRWFSPTELYYVYNNGLYHGFLGNYWIDYNGTDSNGDGIGDQPYNTSYAIDPYPLIAPPSSYTIIDPEEALHLINNIVVDNTAPIIEILSPANGTIVYEGTLEIKWSIVEPNLDKLILYIDGEPINVTGLTSYSLDAGKLAPGLHNITLYAVDKLGHTTATTIVIQKQAPTTTTTTTSTTPRETETTTTPSKLSPQTIALAMISIALIIAIILVLRRR; encoded by the coding sequence ATGGGCCATAGATTAGTATTAGCCCTAATTATCGTATTCACTTTAACCATAATGTCATGTGGTTCATTAACACATATACTAGCCGTAGGGGCGGAAGTAACTAATACCAATACACAAGACAACATTATTCGTGTACCCCAAGACTATTCGACGATACAGGAGGCTATTGACGCTGCAACTCCAGGGACAATAATTGTGGTTAATGAAGGAATCTATTATGAGAGAGTACGTATAACAGGAAAACAGGACATAACAATCACAGGGAATGGAACAGTAATCATAGACGGGCAAAACACGAGAGACCTCGGAGTATACATAATAAACTCAACAAGCATAACAATAAAACATCTAGTAATACAAAACAACACAGGAAGTGGCATATTCACATGGGACTCACAGAACATTAGCATAGAAGACTCAATAATACAGAGTAACGGAAATGGCGTAGAGATATGGTATTCGCGGAACGTTAGTATCGTGGAGTGTACTGTACAGAATAATACTCAATATGGTTTAACTGTTGGCTACTCACATTATGTCACTATTGTTGATGTTGTTCTCTATAATGATGGTTTAAGAGTGTTAGACGATTATTTCTGGGATCTTGGTGCTACGTGGAGTACTCTCGTCGTCAAGAACACTAGTGTCAACGGCAAACCACTTGTCTACATAAAGAACATTGACCTAAGTGGTAAGCCACTAAATACCATGCACCCTACGGTCGGACAAATATTATTATACAATGTGAGTAATGCTGTGATAAGCAACTATAGTATATCAAACACAGATACAGGAATATGGCTATACAAGGTGTACAACATAACAATAACAAATATAACAATACATGATAATGCGGAGAACGGTATAAGAATAGATCTATCACAAAACATCAACATAATCAACGCAACACTAGAAAACAATATGCAAATCGGCACGATTATACAGTATTCGCGGAACATCAACATAAAATACTCAATAATGTGGTACAATAGCTATGGCGTAATTATAGATTTTTCGCGAAACATTAGTCTAGAAAATACGACGATACAAAACAACACAATGATCGGTGCACATATACTGCATTCACGAAACATCAACATAACGAGTACAGTAATACAAAACAATCAGCTCGGCATAAGGACAATGCAATTACAGAATATGAGTATAGTAGACTCTGTAGTTAAGGGTAATAACCGTGAAGACATACATATAGAGTACTCGAATAGCGTTGTCGTGTTCTTGTGCTGGATTGGCGATAGTGTCTATGTTTATGAGAGTGATGTTAGGTGGTTTAGCCCTACGGAACTCTATTACGTCTACAATAATGGGCTCTACCATGGTTTTCTAGGCAATTACTGGATAGACTATAATGGAACAGACTCCAACGGGGACGGTATAGGAGACCAGCCATACAACACAAGCTATGCTATAGACCCCTACCCACTAATCGCCCCGCCATCAAGCTACACAATAATTGATCCAGAGGAAGCACTACATCTGATAAACAATATAGTTGTCGATAACACCGCTCCAATAATAGAGATACTTAGTCCAGCCAACGGTACAATAGTCTATGAGGGGACACTAGAGATCAAATGGAGTATCGTGGAGCCAAACCTAGATAAGCTGATATTGTACATTGACGGAGAACCAATCAATGTAACTGGGTTAACAAGCTACTCATTAGATGCAGGAAAACTAGCTCCCGGACTCCATAACATAACATTGTATGCGGTAGACAAACTGGGGCACACCACTGCAACCACAATAGTTATACAAAAACAAGCACCAACAACCACAACAACTACTACGAGTACAACACCCAGAGAAACCGAGACAACCACGACACCCTCGAAGCTATCACCGCAAACAATAGCGCTAGCTATGATATCAATAGCGCTCATAATAGCCATAATACTGGTTCTAAGAAGAAGATAA
- a CDS encoding isoprenylcysteine carboxylmethyltransferase family protein, giving the protein MGVIDKLLTWAKRERDRRHLVAFLVIGAIVFVFLFPLAIVCVSLFLDRMQGINLGFEPYNIVIALILIPVGLFFIAWAAWAQWSIGRGTPVPAAPPRRLVVEGPYAYCRNPMLLGTMLYYLGLVFLVNSVTGIAIVLLVQAIFIAYVKLIEERELELRFGSEYIEYKRRTPFLIPRPRKR; this is encoded by the coding sequence ATGGGAGTTATCGATAAGCTACTTACATGGGCTAAGCGTGAGCGTGACAGGAGGCACTTGGTTGCTTTCCTGGTAATCGGTGCCATAGTCTTCGTTTTCTTGTTCCCTTTAGCGATAGTTTGTGTCTCGTTGTTTCTAGACAGGATGCAGGGTATTAATCTCGGTTTTGAGCCATACAATATTGTTATCGCATTAATCTTGATACCCGTGGGCTTGTTCTTTATTGCGTGGGCTGCCTGGGCTCAATGGAGTATAGGTAGGGGGACACCTGTACCAGCAGCACCTCCCCGGAGACTAGTAGTCGAGGGACCATATGCTTATTGTAGGAACCCCATGTTACTCGGGACAATGCTCTACTACCTAGGCCTAGTCTTCCTCGTAAACTCGGTTACAGGGATAGCGATAGTGCTGCTGGTACAAGCAATCTTCATAGCCTACGTGAAGCTCATTGAGGAAAGAGAACTTGAGCTAAGATTCGGCAGCGAGTACATTGAGTATAAAAGGAGAACACCATTCCTAATACCACGTCCTAGAAAACGATAG
- a CDS encoding DUF91 domain-containing protein, with the protein MATSYSGLSPAIAWKILWSPSGYRGWDHRFYIECAYGSIKGGYDYVEKYCFGHEWWNFYEGFSDKYYYGYAAPIHVLRPKRFIDGGVVFFVSRNIYDRLWYLVGVYGKTSIMDKPYTDLSLWDTVPMEYRNEISKRTREQLETEMALYLRAEKEYSTQMPRPMPLDMERDIGVRVLGQAGFMYLNINKAIDLLDKAIEFIEQLSHRVLHGLLWTEPGRALSRLEKLRSYLMEYKQKPVISTPLTLQQRHITTGREREENTRESISIHTMGSSGETIVPERLVEDTLARDLNIIEDGLELIGRQIHLPGVGRADIIARDKNDRLVVIEVKSGIADDTTLTQILAYMSALRQREDREVRGIIVANGFSKKLVHAAKLISNIKLVEIRVNITIAKTKVYP; encoded by the coding sequence TTGGCTACATCTTATTCTGGTTTGAGCCCGGCTATTGCTTGGAAGATCCTATGGTCTCCTAGTGGTTATCGGGGCTGGGATCATCGTTTTTACATTGAGTGTGCTTATGGAAGTATTAAGGGTGGCTACGATTATGTAGAAAAATATTGCTTTGGACATGAATGGTGGAATTTCTACGAGGGATTTAGTGATAAATACTACTATGGATATGCCGCACCTATTCATGTGTTGAGACCCAAAAGATTTATTGATGGTGGTGTAGTGTTCTTTGTTTCAAGGAATATCTATGACCGCTTATGGTATCTTGTCGGTGTCTATGGCAAGACAAGTATTATGGATAAGCCTTATACAGATCTATCTTTATGGGATACAGTCCCTATGGAGTATAGGAACGAGATCTCTAAGAGAACACGAGAGCAGCTTGAAACAGAAATGGCGCTTTATTTGAGGGCAGAGAAAGAGTACTCCACACAAATGCCACGACCCATGCCTCTTGATATGGAGAGGGATATCGGTGTTAGAGTGCTTGGACAAGCAGGCTTTATGTACCTCAACATTAACAAGGCTATAGATCTACTTGACAAAGCCATTGAGTTCATAGAACAGTTGAGCCACAGAGTCTTACATGGTCTCTTATGGACAGAACCAGGCAGAGCCCTTAGTAGACTTGAGAAATTAAGAAGCTACTTAATGGAGTATAAGCAGAAGCCCGTCATTAGCACTCCATTGACTCTACAACAGAGACACATAACAACTGGTAGAGAAAGAGAGGAGAATACCCGCGAGTCCATATCTATACACACAATGGGTTCAAGTGGGGAAACAATAGTTCCTGAGAGACTTGTTGAAGACACTCTAGCGAGAGATCTTAATATAATTGAAGATGGACTAGAACTTATCGGGCGTCAAATTCACCTACCAGGCGTTGGACGTGCTGATATAATAGCACGCGACAAGAACGATAGGCTCGTTGTAATCGAGGTGAAAAGCGGTATTGCAGATGATACAACATTAACACAAATACTAGCATACATGTCTGCTTTAAGGCAGAGAGAAGACAGAGAGGTAAGAGGAATAATAGTGGCTAATGGTTTTTCGAAGAAATTAGTGCATGCAGCAAAACTCATTTCAAACATAAAGCTAGTAGAAATAAGAGTGAATATCACGATAGCTAAAACTAAAGTGTATCCTTAA
- a CDS encoding C2H2-type zinc finger protein — translation MKFKFKCRLCGEEFDSENELFLHIERECMKLIGVTKCPVCGKEFSSERNLRMHLAKGSMMYASDPEHRRHFMYIALTETT, via the coding sequence ATGAAGTTTAAGTTTAAATGCAGGCTTTGCGGGGAAGAATTTGATTCAGAAAACGAGTTATTCCTTCACATTGAGAGAGAATGCATGAAACTTATAGGAGTAACAAAGTGTCCTGTATGCGGGAAAGAGTTTTCATCAGAAAGAAACCTGAGAATGCACTTGGCGAAAGGATCAATGATGTATGCAAGTGATCCGGAGCATAGAAGACACTTCATGTATATCGCCTTAACAGAAACTACGTAA